From a single Brettanomyces bruxellensis chromosome 7, complete sequence genomic region:
- a CDS encoding uncharacterized protein (BUSCO:EOG09262SR7) yields the protein MSMANVPRRIAIITGTSGNLGINIAYRLLEEVPKRFRLTIIVTSRTLVKANKTIHQIKDYNEKKNLRSDGYLDFDYLLLDFSDMVSVLSAVHSLEENYEKIDYLFLNASQNTHDHFNYVEATKEMLTDPVRASTNPGYKIEKRGVKSKDGLGLVFQVNVFAPYYLIEKIKGSLLAKSDDARIIWISSILGRPENFSFNDMQLLKTGMAYGGSKRLVDLLHLATYKELKDKYGIRQYLTHPGIFVSYTYTRFLNVFMYYGMLALFLLARCLGSPWLNIDGWKAANAPIYVSVKADTEDDQSLKYGSACTKGGEEYLKTTTVDSTGKDDVLQYLETLKKEWDEKFRDQITDSRKL from the coding sequence ATGAGTATGGCAAATGTTCCTAGGAGAATTGCCATTATAACAGGCACAAGTGGAAATTTGGGAATTAATATAGCTTACAGGCTTTTGGAAGAAGTTCCAAAAAGGTTCAGACTTACCATAATAGTGACATCAAGAACTTTGGTCAAAGCAAACAAGACAATTCATCAGATTAAGGATTAtaatgagaagaagaacctTCGTTCAGATGGTTATTTAGATTTCGATTACTTGCTACTCGACTTTTCTGATATGGTGTCCGTCTTATCGGCGGTTCACAGTTTAGAAGAAAACTATGAAAAGATAGACTACTTGTTTTTGAATGCTTCACAGAACACTCATGATCACTTTAATTATGTTGAAGCCACGAAAGAGATGCTTACCGATCCAGTTCGAGCATCGACAAATCCGGGATACAAAATCGAAAAGCGTGGTGTGAAAAGTAAAGATGGCCTTGGATTGGTGTTCCAAGTGAACGTGTTTGCACCATATTATCTCATTGAAAAGATTAAAGGGAGCCTACTTGCAAAATCAGATGATGCTAGAATCATCTGGATCAGTTCTATCCTTGGTAGACCAGAGAATTTTTCGTTTAATGATATGCAACTTTTGAAAACGGGAATGGCATATGGGGGATCCAAGAGACTCGTTGACTTACTTCACCTTGCCACATACAAGGAACTGAAGGACAAGTATGGTATTAGGCAATATTTGACACACCCTGGTATTTTTGTCTCGTATACCTACACAAGATTCTTAAATGTCTTTATGTATTATGGAATGCTGgctttatttttgcttgCAAGATGTCTAGGATCTCCATGGCTTAACATTGACGGATGGAAAGCTGCAAATGCCCCTATATATGTTTCTGTGAAGGCTGATACAGAGGACGATCAATCATTAAAGTATGGTAGTGCATGTACAAAAGGAGGTGAAGAGTATTTGAAAACGACAACAGTTGATTCTACAGGGAAAGACGATGTGTTACAGTACCTAGAAACGTTGAAGAAAGAGTGGGATGAAAAGTTCAGGGACCAAATCACGGATTCCAGAAAGCTTTAG
- the RPS11A gene encoding ribosomal 40S subunit protein S11A (BUSCO:EOG092653NM), with protein MATELTVQSERAYLKQPHIYSNPKSKVSKRAKRWYKDIGLGFKTPKTAIEGTYIDKKCPFTGLISIRGRILSGTVVSTKMHRTIVIRRDYLHYIPKYNRYEKRHKNVAAHVSPCFRVKEGDNVTVGQCRPLSKTVRFNVIKVNTTESTNKSKTFDKF; from the exons ATGGCTACCGAATTAACTGTCCAATCTGAGAGAGCTTATCTTAAG CAACCTCACATCTACAGCAACCCAAAGTCCAAGGTCAGCAAGAGAGCTAAGAGATGGTACAAGGATATTGGTTTGGGATTCAAGACTCCTAAGACCGCCATTGAGGGAACCTACATCGACAAGAAGTGTCCATTCACCGGTTTGATCTCTATCAGAGGTAGAATCCTCAGTGGTACTGTTGTCTCTACTAAGATGCACAGAACTATCGTCATCAGAAGAGACTACTTGCATTACATTCCAAAGTACAACAGGTACGAAAAGAGACACAAGAATGTTGCTGCTCACGTTTCTCCATGTTTCAGAGTTAAGGAGGGTGACAATGTTACCGTTGGTCAGTGCAGACCATTGTCGAAGACTGTTAGATTCAATGTTATTAAGGTCAACACCACTGAGTCTACCAACAAGTCCAAGACTTTCGACAAGTTCTAA
- a CDS encoding uncharacterized protein (BUSCO:EOG09261JWS) — protein sequence MRKVPLSLDELLALKNGKKENNNGVSKGVSKPEIRYLTKRGREKLEERNRKTVEKKNELERKLRDQKLTDVQRVRAEKRKYDNEMNNTHGTVFNRDTTHNESRKLTATVNSNYNKGIEYRDNDNVDDSEDYFKPIVEPSNKRAEIFDVSRNKSRTKDNKYDKQHWWEKPLEKMTNRDWRIMREDFDIKLKGPNIPNPLRTWKESGLSNTILSRINALRYKEPTPIQRATIPAGVKFRNAIGIAETGSGKTLAYILPILNYLTKVPPLGPYEGPYALVLVPARELANQVDEEFQKFYGSIRFTAASLIGGHRYEENTDAFKNGVEVVIATPGRLIDCINKGIVNLDKCFFLVLDEADRMIDLGFEEQLTTILNQLPPGETNPYYFGGIKKPQRTTMMFTATMPNEIRKIATSYIEEPVTATIGQIGQAIDSVKQIAIKVPDDDHSRLEKLKEILSEEKKYRSQIIIFVNYKKSCEIVGNTLSDMGFRVAIMHGSRSQRQREEAINDLKSGRANILVATDVAGRGIDIPSISLVVNYQMSKGIEEYTHRIGRTGRAGRKGTAITFWNEDSDREVLYDLRKMIGKSHVSYCPKDLAENRYAMWQNGEQH from the coding sequence ATGAGAAAAGTTCCGCTCTCTCTAGACGAATTACTtgcattgaaaaatggaaagaaggaaaacaaTAATGGTGTATCTAAAGGTGTGTCTAAACCTGAAATCAGATATCTAACAAAACGAGGAAGAGAGAAACTAGAAGAAAGGAACCGGAAGACcgttgagaaaaagaatgaattggaaagaaaattaaggGATCAGAAACTGACTGACGTACAGAGAGTCAGGgcagaaaagagaaaatatgaCAATGAAATGAACAATACACATGGAACAGTTTTCAACAGGGATACTACACATAATGAATCACGGAAACTCACTGCTACAGTTAATAGCAATTACAATAAGGGAATAGAATATAGGGATAATGataatgttgatgattcGGAGGACTATTTCAAACCAATAGTAGAACCAAGCAATAAACGAGCCGAGATTTTTGATGTTTCCAGGAACAAAAGTCGGACCAAGGACAACAAATACGATAAACAACATTGGTGGGAAAAGCCGTTAGAAAAAATGACTAACAGAGATTGGAGGATCATGAGGGAGGATTTCGATATTAAATTGAAGGGGCCGAATATTCCAAATCCATTAAGAACATGGAAGGAATCAGGGTTGTCGAATACTATATTAAGTAGAATCAATGCATTGCGATACAAGGAACCAACACCAATTCAGAGAGCAACTATTCCGGCTGGAGTGAAGTTTCGTAATGCTATTGGAATAGCCGAAACGGGATCAGGTAAGACTTTGGCTTACATTCTTCCGATCTTAAATTATCTTACTAAAGTGCCGCCTTTAGGACCATACGAGGGACCTTACGCATTAGTGTTGGTTCCAGCTAGAGAGCTTGCAAATCAGgttgatgaagaatttcAGAAGTTTTATGGGAGTATAAGATTTACCGCCGCAAGTTTGATTGGTGGTCATAGGTACGAGGAAAATACAGATGCATTTAAAAATGGTGTTGAGGTGGTGATAGCAACTCCCGGCAGACTAATAGACTGCATCAATAAAGGAATCGTCAATCTTGATAAATGcttctttcttgttttaGATGAGGCAGATAGAATGATAGATCTTGGCTTCGAGGAACAACTTACCACTATATTGAATCAACTTCCACCAGGAGAGACTAATCCATATTATTTTGGAGGGATAAAGAAGCCTCAGAGGACAACGATGATGTTTACTGCAACAATGCCTAATGAAATTAGGAAAATTGCAACATCATACATCGAGGAACCAGTTACAGCTACCATAGGACAAATAGGACAGGCTATTGACAGTGTAAAGCAAATAGCCATAAAAGTTCCGGATGACGACCACTCAAGACTTGAAAAGCTCAAGGAAATATTAagtgaagagaagaaatacaGATCGCAGATTATAATTTTTGTGAACTACAAGAAATCGTGTGAAATCGTGGGGAATACATTATCTGATATGGGATTCAGGGTGGCTATAATGCATGGCTCAAGATCTCAGAGGCAAAGAGAAGAGGCCATAAATGATTTGAAAAGTGGTAGGGCCAATATTTTGGTTGCCACAGATGTTGCCGGAAGAGGTATTGACATTCCGAGTATCTCCCTAGTGGTAAACTACCAGATGTCAAAGGGAATCGAAGAATATACACATAGAATAGGTAGAACGGGCCGTGCTGGAAGAAAAGGTACAGCTATTACATTTTGGAATGAAGATTCGGACCGGGAAGTTTTATACGATCTCCGGAAAATGATCGGTAAAAGTCACGTGAGCTACTGTCCCAAGGATTTGGCCGAAAACAGATATGCAATGTGGCAGAATGGAGAGCAACACTAA
- a CDS encoding uncharacterized protein (BUSCO:EOG09263NE7) — protein MGIRRHKKRTHAVLTQEEYDNVPRSMVIHTGIALKNHSIGQLVKDVRNMMQPHTAIRLKERRSNKVKDFVAVSASLGVSFMMLFSQNENTGNIHFRVAKMSHGPTISFKVMEYSLCKDIARSMKSPKSLSKSSMEFQNPPLLVLNGFTNPKEAEPYEKLVITMFQNMFPPINPQSIKVNTIRRVMLVNKDKKTGLIDIRHYVIDTKLVDVSKNVRKLVTIRKKHGKKLPNLSKADDVADIILDPYAAAGFTSESEVETDAVVEVREEEEENVTKMKNKSSKTASTTHVSSGAFEDEAKTENGNEQPELKRKKAVKLTEIGPRMKLRLEKIEEDVCDGKVLYHWKIHKTEKELSKMDKVHSVRKKQKLERKQEQRENIEKKKKKHKRKVRFAQDENKEDTEETTENVKDDTQAKSNKSNKETEEFIPLGSRDDNDDDDSDQLFDEE, from the exons ATGGGTATTAGAAGA CATAAGAAGAGAACACATGCAGTTCTTACTCAGGAGGAGTATGATAATGTTCCACGGTCAATGGTTATTCATACGGGAATAGCGCTTAAGAACCATTCGATAGGCCAATTGGTCAAAGATGTCAGAAATATGATGCAACCGCACACAGCTATTAGGttaaaggaaagaagatcCAATAAAGTGAAAGATTTTGTTGCAGTCTCTGCATCCTTGGGTGTTTCATTTATGATGTTGTTCAGTCAAAACGAAAATACTGGAAACATACATTTCAGAGTTGCTAAAATGTCGCATGGTCCTACGATATCATTTAAAGTTATGGAGTACTCGTTGTGCAAAGATATTGCAAGATCGATGAAAAGTCCAAAATCGCTTTCGAAATCAAGCATGGAATTTCAGAATCCACCCCTTCTTGTACTAAATGGATTTACGAATCCGAAAGAAGCCGAACCATACGAGAAATTAGTTATAACAATGTTCCAAAATATGTTTCCCCCTATTAATCCCCAATCTATTAAAGTTAACACCATTCGAAGGGTGATGCTTGTCAATAAGGATAAGAAGACTGGTTTAATTGATATACGACACTATGTCATCGATACAAAGCTTGTCGACGTTTCTAAGAATGTGAGGAAGTTGGTTACAATAAGGAAGAAGCATGGAAAAAAGCTTCCAAATCTGTCAAAGGCAGATGATGTGGCTGATATAATTCTTGATCCATATGCAGCAGCTGGTTTTACCTCTGAATCAGAAGTGGAGACAGATGCCGTTGTTGAGGtcagagaagaagaggaggaaaatgtCACtaagatgaaaaataagtCTTCCAAGACAGCTAGTACTACTCATGTATCTTCTGGAGCTTTTGAGGATGAAGCTAAGACTgagaatggaaatgaaCAGCCggaattgaaaagaaaaaaggcaGTGAAGTTGACAGAAATAGGTCCAAGAATGAAGTTACGTCTCGAGAAAATTGAGGAGGATGTTTGTGATGGTAAAGTTTTGTATCACTGGAAAATACACAAGACGGAAAAGGAGCTAAGTAAAATGGATAAGGTTCATTCTGtgagaaagaagcagaagcttgaaagaaaacaggAGCAAAGAGAGAAtattgagaaaaagaagaagaagcataAGCGTAAAGTGAGATTTGCAcaggatgaaaataaggaGGATACTGAAGAGACTACTGAGAACGTGAAAGATGATACTCAGgcaaaaagtaataaaagCAATAAGGAAACCGAGGAGTTCATTCCTCTTGGAAGTcgtgatgataatgatgatgatgattctgaTCAGTTGTTCGATGAAGAATGA
- the RRP3 gene encoding ribosomal RNA processing protein yields MSHVKSSHKSINAKVSKPSIAGSGSKINIEALKKKLAHGKGSTEKNTVIKEKTNGKDDEKLEKEKKFEDFGLKDDILEALNTLHFTKPTPIQEQSLPYSLNGRDIIGIAQTGSGKTAAYVIPILQALWDAQTPYFACVLAPTRELAYQIRETFDALGSNMGLRCVTIVGGMDMIDQAKELMRKPHVIVATPGRLMDHLENTKGFSLRALKYLVMDEADRLLDMEFGDVLDRIFEILPRERHTYLFSATLTSKVEKLQRASLRNPAKVEVNNKYSTVDTLIQSLMVVPDGYKNTFLMYILNDHVGKSVIIFTRTCAHAQHVALMARILGFPAIPLHGQLSQAQRLGALNKFKSGDKTILVATDVAARGLDIPSVDLIINYDIPTDSKAYIHRVGRTARAGRTGKSISLVTQYDLELILRIEKVIGEKIPKETPDRNEILALHDSVDRAAAEAINKVKRFHAHRKFHPHNH; encoded by the coding sequence ATGTCACACGTGAAAAGTTCACACAAGAGCATAAATGCAAAGGTATCAAAGCCTTCGATTGCGGGCTCAGGATCAAAAATTAACATTGAAgccttgaaaaagaaattagcACATGGAAAAGGCAGCACAGAGAAGAACACAGtgataaaggaaaaaacCAACGGaaaggatgatgaaaaacttgaaaaggaaaagaaatttgaggaTTTTGGGCTGAAGGACGATATATTAGAGGCATTAAATACCCTACATTTTACAAAACCCACGCCTATCCAGGAGCAATCATTACCGTACTCATTAAATGGAAGGGATATAATAGGTATAGCACAAACCGGATCTGGTAAGACGGCCGCTTACGTGATACCAATATTACAGGCTCTTTGGGATGCACAGACTCCATATTTTGCATGTGTTCTTGCCCCTACCAGAGAGTTAGCTTATCAAATTAGAGAAACTTTCGATGCATTGGGAAGTAATATGGGACTTCGGTGCGTTACCATTGTTGGTGGAATGGATATGATTGACCAGGCAAAGGAGTTAATGCGGAAGCCACATGTGATAGTTGCAACACCGGGAAGACTTATGGATCATCTAGAAAATACAAAGGGATTTTCTCTAAGGGCTCTCAAGTATCTTGTGATGGATGAGGCAGACCGGTTGTTAGATATGGAATTTGGTGATGTCTTGGACAGGATATTCGAGATTTTGCCTAGAGAGAGACATACgtatcttttttctgctACCTTAACGTCGAAGGTGGAAAAATTGCAGAGAGCATCTCTCAGGAATCCAGCAAAGGTGGAGGTGAACAACAAATACTCAACAGTTGACACATTGATACAATCACTGATGGTTGTGCCCGACGGGTACAAGAATACATTCTTGATGTACATATTGAATGATCATGTGGGAAAATCGGTTATCATATTCACCCGAACTTGTGCACATGCACAGCATGTTGCTCTTATGGCAAGAATTCTTGGGTTTCCCGCAATCCCACTTCATGGACAGTTATCTCAGGCCCAAAGATTGGGTGcattaaataaattcaaGTCAGGCGATAAAACTATTCTAGTGGCTACCGATGTTGCTGCAAGAGGTCTTGATATTCCATCTGTGGATCTCATTATTAACTACGATATTCCAACTGACTCAAAGGCATACATTCACAGAGTCGGAAGAACTGCTCGTGCGGGAAGAACCGGTAAATCAATCTCATTGGTTACTCAGTATGATCTAGAGTTGATTTTGAGGATAGAGAAAGTCATCGGCGAGAAAATCCCAAAGGAGACGCCTGACAGAAACGAGATTTTGGCATTACACGATTCTGTGGATAGAGCTGCTGCAGAAGCCATTAACAAAGTGAAGAGGTTCCATGCACATCGGAAATTCCATCCACATAACCATTAG